One Gelria sp. Kuro-4 DNA segment encodes these proteins:
- a CDS encoding glycyl radical protein — translation MVGNVHYQWENLKIPATERVLRLKERVVAAKPSVCSERALIVTKSYQETEGEPYVLRRAKALAAIFSGITVKINPEELIVGMLASTQRGGPIFPEMGIFWLERELDHILETRKQDPFVVSEKVKADLRGIFDYWRGRNLYEHVWGALPEDVREARRNYVFTVDLHERGGLGHILPDVPKVLRVGFRGIKAEAEAKMAQANRGILEEYQKYLFWQAICIVCDGIITFAERYAAEAERLAECETDAQRRAELLQIAEVCRRVPAGPATTFWEALQAQWFVQLAIQLEANGNAVSPGRADQYWYPYLQADLDAGRLTMVQAQELLDCLWVKYNEIVKVWDEEATFVHAGFPMTQNLTIGGITRKGDDATNLLTFMCLNAQEHIHLTQPHLSLRVHEGTPESLLTRAAEVIRTGGGIPQLVSDNVYIPSLLIRGVELEDARDYACIGCVEVGTIGLWGRNNGGYFNLAKVLELALNNGVDRITGKQVGLKTGDPREFKSIDDVFAAYKKQLDHFVDLLAIEDNVLDMVHGQIMPHIFIDSVEPGCIESGKDVSLGGAKYNWCGPLGVGVANVGDSLAAIKKVVFDDKKVSMDELIACLDSDFKGERGTEVRELLLHAPKYGNDDDYVDYWVREATNAFFAAVERQKTSRGGNFVPGLFSLSVSLPFGWHTGALPDGRPANRPLADGISPSHGMDVKGPTAVMKSVAKLDHVHLTQGAILNVKFTPSALEGENNLRKFVQLCRTYLNKLCGLHVQFNVVSAETLRRAQAHPERYQDLVIRVTGYSAKFIELSREMQDDIIDRTEHAAV, via the coding sequence ATGGTCGGCAACGTGCATTATCAGTGGGAAAATCTCAAGATACCCGCCACCGAGCGAGTGCTCCGCCTCAAAGAACGGGTAGTGGCGGCCAAACCCAGCGTGTGCAGCGAACGTGCCCTAATCGTGACCAAGTCTTACCAGGAGACAGAGGGCGAACCCTATGTTTTGCGCCGGGCCAAGGCGCTGGCGGCGATTTTCTCCGGGATCACGGTAAAGATCAATCCCGAGGAACTCATTGTCGGCATGCTCGCCAGCACCCAGCGCGGCGGACCGATCTTTCCAGAAATGGGGATTTTCTGGCTAGAACGGGAGCTGGATCACATTCTGGAGACACGGAAACAAGACCCGTTTGTGGTCTCCGAGAAAGTAAAAGCCGATCTTCGTGGCATCTTTGACTACTGGCGCGGCCGGAACCTTTACGAGCACGTTTGGGGTGCACTGCCCGAAGACGTACGGGAAGCCCGGCGGAACTACGTCTTTACCGTTGATCTACACGAGCGCGGCGGGCTGGGGCACATACTTCCCGATGTCCCTAAAGTGCTGCGCGTTGGTTTCAGAGGGATAAAAGCCGAAGCCGAAGCGAAGATGGCCCAAGCGAACCGGGGCATACTCGAGGAGTACCAAAAGTACCTGTTCTGGCAGGCGATTTGCATCGTCTGTGATGGTATCATCACCTTCGCCGAGCGGTACGCCGCCGAGGCAGAGCGGTTGGCTGAGTGCGAGACGGATGCCCAGAGGAGAGCCGAGCTCCTGCAAATCGCCGAGGTGTGCAGGCGAGTGCCCGCCGGACCGGCCACGACTTTCTGGGAGGCCCTGCAGGCGCAGTGGTTCGTGCAGCTGGCGATCCAGCTTGAGGCGAACGGCAACGCCGTCTCGCCGGGGCGGGCGGATCAGTACTGGTACCCTTACCTGCAGGCCGATTTGGATGCCGGGCGCCTCACCATGGTACAGGCGCAGGAGTTGCTTGATTGCCTCTGGGTTAAGTACAACGAGATCGTTAAGGTGTGGGACGAAGAGGCGACTTTCGTGCACGCCGGGTTCCCGATGACACAAAACCTCACCATCGGGGGGATCACGCGCAAAGGCGACGACGCCACCAACCTGCTCACTTTCATGTGCCTGAATGCGCAGGAGCATATCCACCTCACCCAGCCCCACCTGAGCCTCAGGGTGCATGAGGGCACACCGGAGAGCCTCTTGACGCGGGCGGCGGAAGTCATCCGGACGGGCGGCGGGATTCCACAGCTCGTGAGCGACAACGTTTACATTCCGTCCCTCCTCATTCGAGGAGTGGAGCTCGAAGATGCCCGCGATTACGCCTGCATCGGTTGTGTGGAGGTCGGCACCATCGGTCTGTGGGGGCGGAACAACGGTGGGTACTTTAACCTGGCGAAGGTGCTGGAGCTGGCCCTCAACAACGGCGTTGACCGTATTACAGGCAAGCAGGTCGGGCTTAAGACGGGGGATCCACGGGAGTTCAAGTCGATAGATGATGTCTTCGCCGCTTATAAGAAACAGCTGGACCATTTTGTGGACCTGCTCGCCATCGAAGACAACGTACTCGATATGGTCCATGGTCAGATAATGCCGCATATCTTTATCGACTCAGTGGAACCCGGTTGCATCGAGAGCGGCAAGGACGTGTCGCTGGGTGGCGCCAAGTACAATTGGTGCGGCCCGCTCGGCGTGGGCGTGGCCAATGTGGGTGATTCGCTGGCCGCCATTAAGAAGGTTGTCTTTGACGATAAGAAGGTGAGCATGGATGAGTTGATTGCCTGCCTGGACAGCGACTTCAAGGGCGAACGGGGTACGGAAGTCCGGGAGCTCTTGCTCCATGCCCCCAAGTACGGCAACGATGACGACTACGTGGACTACTGGGTGCGCGAGGCCACCAATGCGTTCTTTGCAGCGGTGGAACGCCAGAAGACATCGCGCGGCGGCAACTTCGTACCCGGGCTGTTCTCGCTATCCGTAAGCCTACCCTTTGGTTGGCATACGGGAGCACTTCCGGACGGGCGCCCGGCGAACCGCCCGCTGGCGGACGGCATCTCGCCCAGTCATGGGATGGACGTGAAAGGCCCGACCGCCGTGATGAAGTCGGTGGCCAAGCTGGATCACGTGCATCTTACCCAGGGTGCGATTTTGAACGTGAAGTTCACTCCCAGTGCCCTGGAGGGCGAGAACAACCTGCGGAAATTCGTGCAGCTTTGCCGTACCTACCTCAACAAGCTCTGCGGCCTGCACGTGCAGTTCAACGTAGTGTCGGCTGAAACCCTGCGCAGAGCCCAGGCGCATCCGGAACGGTATCAGGATCTGGTGATCCGGGTTACGGGTTACAGCGCCAAGTTTATTGAGCTGAGCCGGGAGATGCAGGACGATATCATCGACCGCACGGAGCATGCGGCCGTTTAA
- a CDS encoding TRAP transporter large permease, which yields MTALILFGVFFVCLILGVPIAVGLGIATLLALFQAGVPASVLPQRMFLAVDSFPFMAIPFFMLAGSIMEKGGISRRLVDFANELLGPIRGGLAMATSLACAFFAALSGSGPGTVAAIGSVMYPQMVKQEYDPGFAAGLIAAAGGLGPIIPPSILMVTFGVVTESSIGDLFLGGVGVGVVLLICLLGITYLLSVKAGYRGARDSWSGQRIVQSFWSALPALGMPALILGGIYGGFFTPTEAAAVSVVYALVVSLCVYREVKLQDLVEGINNAAVAASVVLFIMGTSAGFSWLFAWSGSSRELARFIITTFPSPLVYVIATTIVMLIFGTFMEGNAILLLLMPILYPPAKAMGIDPIYYGLVATLAMVIGLITPPVAVNIYTAQGVTGLPMERVVKGMMPFFIAMLVGLVILIFVPQTATFIPSMLKAR from the coding sequence ATGACGGCGCTGATTCTCTTCGGGGTTTTCTTTGTGTGCCTCATTCTTGGTGTGCCTATCGCGGTCGGACTGGGGATTGCAACTCTACTGGCCCTCTTTCAGGCGGGGGTGCCCGCATCGGTGTTACCACAGCGAATGTTCCTGGCCGTGGATTCATTCCCTTTCATGGCGATTCCTTTCTTTATGCTGGCCGGCAGCATCATGGAGAAGGGCGGTATCTCACGACGCCTGGTGGATTTTGCCAATGAGCTCCTCGGTCCTATCCGAGGCGGCTTGGCGATGGCCACAAGTCTGGCCTGCGCCTTCTTTGCCGCTCTCTCCGGATCCGGTCCCGGCACTGTGGCCGCCATCGGTTCGGTGATGTACCCGCAGATGGTGAAGCAGGAGTACGACCCCGGCTTCGCAGCGGGTCTCATAGCGGCTGCCGGCGGCCTCGGCCCGATCATTCCACCCAGCATCCTTATGGTGACATTCGGAGTGGTGACGGAGAGCTCCATCGGCGATCTCTTTCTCGGCGGCGTCGGGGTAGGGGTGGTGCTGCTCATCTGCCTGCTGGGCATCACGTACCTTCTTTCCGTAAAAGCCGGCTACCGCGGGGCGCGTGATTCCTGGTCCGGCCAGCGCATTGTGCAGTCCTTCTGGTCGGCACTGCCGGCTCTCGGAATGCCTGCCCTTATCTTGGGAGGTATTTACGGAGGGTTTTTCACGCCTACGGAGGCTGCCGCGGTATCGGTGGTTTACGCCCTGGTTGTAAGTCTTTGCGTGTACCGCGAAGTCAAACTGCAGGACCTGGTGGAAGGGATCAATAATGCGGCGGTGGCGGCCAGCGTAGTGCTCTTCATCATGGGGACCTCGGCCGGTTTCAGCTGGCTCTTTGCCTGGTCCGGCAGCTCGCGTGAGCTGGCTCGGTTCATCATTACAACGTTTCCCAGCCCGCTCGTGTATGTTATAGCCACAACCATCGTCATGCTCATCTTCGGGACCTTCATGGAAGGGAATGCCATTCTTCTTCTCCTGATGCCCATCCTCTATCCACCGGCAAAGGCCATGGGGATAGACCCCATCTACTATGGCTTGGTTGCGACTTTGGCGATGGTGATCGGCCTCATCACACCGCCTGTGGCTGTGAACATTTACACGGCACAGGGCGTCACCGGTTTACCCATGGAACGTGTGGTCAAGGGAATGATGCCCTTTTTCATCGCCATGTTGGTCGGGCTGGTAATCCTCATCTTCGTGCCGCAGACAGCCACCTTTATCCCGAGCATGCTTAAAGCGCGCTGA
- a CDS encoding TRAP transporter small permease, with protein MQPRAKTWGDKLRQLEVYINVIAFTIMVGAIFLSVVNRVAFKISMAWPEEVARYAMIWMTFLSMSIGFRKGSHVGVEAVVLHLPGPLKKAALCLASLLTVLFCAGGAYFALQIVLTQMATNQLTPALGIPMAVPYLAIPVGLAISVLEEGLHLYEKLAAQ; from the coding sequence GTGCAGCCGCGAGCGAAAACGTGGGGCGATAAACTCCGCCAGCTGGAAGTCTACATCAACGTAATTGCCTTTACCATCATGGTTGGGGCCATCTTTCTCTCCGTCGTCAACCGCGTTGCCTTTAAGATAAGTATGGCCTGGCCGGAGGAAGTGGCTCGCTATGCCATGATTTGGATGACGTTTCTCAGCATGAGCATCGGTTTTCGTAAGGGCAGTCACGTCGGTGTGGAAGCTGTGGTCCTGCACCTGCCGGGACCCTTGAAAAAAGCGGCGCTTTGCCTTGCAAGCCTCCTTACCGTGCTGTTTTGTGCAGGCGGCGCTTACTTCGCCCTCCAAATCGTCCTTACGCAGATGGCCACCAATCAGTTGACCCCCGCTCTTGGAATACCCATGGCCGTTCCCTACCTGGCCATTCCTGTAGGTCTTGCCATCAGCGTTTTAGAGGAAGGACTTCACTTATACGAGAAGCTTGCTGCGCAGTAA
- a CDS encoding TRAP transporter substrate-binding protein, translating to MRAGFKKTLVGILGVSLALALAGCGGGQKGTAAQNSGGQIVLKVGHPLTETSHFQKGLEKFADLVKEKSGGKVQVEIYANGLLGQDRDMIEGMQLGTLDMGLVASAPIAQFEPSFGLFDLPFLFRDYNHAYAVADGPIGQDLIKKLEAKGIVGLGIWDNGFRHVYTTKKEIKTPDDLKGLKIRVMQNPIHMETFKALGAIPTVMAYGEVYTALQQGTIDGAENSIPVIYSGRFQEVSKFVSKTGHFWGATPLLVSKKVWDGLPPEAQKAVMDAAKEAGVYERQVTQQMETDFTEKLKSEGVTVNDVDRTAFQTAAKSVYDKFNAQIPADLIQKVLDTK from the coding sequence ATGCGTGCAGGTTTTAAGAAAACCCTAGTCGGTATTCTCGGTGTGAGTCTGGCCTTGGCTTTGGCTGGTTGCGGTGGTGGCCAGAAAGGGACTGCTGCCCAGAATTCGGGAGGTCAGATAGTACTTAAAGTAGGACATCCTCTCACCGAAACCAGTCACTTTCAAAAGGGACTGGAAAAGTTTGCAGATCTGGTGAAGGAGAAGAGTGGCGGGAAGGTTCAGGTAGAAATCTATGCCAACGGCCTGCTGGGCCAGGATCGCGATATGATCGAAGGCATGCAGCTCGGCACGCTGGACATGGGCCTTGTTGCCTCCGCGCCCATTGCTCAGTTTGAACCCAGTTTCGGCTTGTTCGACCTTCCTTTCCTGTTCCGCGATTACAACCACGCTTATGCCGTTGCGGACGGGCCCATAGGTCAAGACCTGATAAAGAAGCTTGAGGCCAAGGGAATCGTGGGCCTGGGCATTTGGGACAACGGGTTCCGCCATGTCTACACCACGAAAAAAGAAATTAAGACGCCGGACGACCTTAAAGGGCTAAAGATTCGCGTGATGCAGAACCCCATCCACATGGAGACTTTTAAGGCCCTGGGCGCCATTCCTACCGTAATGGCCTACGGCGAGGTTTACACGGCGCTGCAGCAGGGGACTATCGATGGGGCCGAAAACTCGATTCCGGTTATCTATTCCGGCCGTTTCCAAGAAGTATCTAAGTTCGTTTCTAAGACCGGACATTTCTGGGGTGCTACGCCGCTCCTTGTGAGCAAGAAGGTTTGGGACGGTTTGCCTCCGGAGGCGCAAAAGGCCGTCATGGATGCGGCAAAGGAAGCAGGTGTCTATGAACGCCAGGTCACGCAGCAGATGGAAACCGACTTTACTGAAAAACTGAAGTCAGAGGGTGTAACAGTTAACGACGTGGACAGGACTGCTTTTCAAACGGCTGCCAAGTCTGTCTACGACAAGTTCAACGCCCAAATTCCTGCCGACCTCATTCAGAAGGTGCTTGACACGAAGTAG
- a CDS encoding helix-turn-helix domain-containing protein translates to MPRFFTVAQVAEMYQLKESHVYKLINAGQLPCVRLGRFIRIPEDKLPGLENILQTAKEEK, encoded by the coding sequence TTGCCACGGTTTTTCACGGTTGCACAGGTAGCTGAGATGTATCAGCTTAAGGAGTCTCATGTATACAAACTTATAAATGCTGGGCAGTTGCCTTGTGTTCGGTTGGGACGGTTTATTCGTATCCCGGAAGATAAATTGCCGGGGTTGGAGAACATTCTGCAAACTGCGAAAGAGGAGAAGTAA
- a CDS encoding STIV orfB116 family protein — protein MYLCNAFSGSMLSAIPTGEVRFCWISEEEARQLVRHGFVSAVGHPGTAQVFTSRFVREIVEPNRKFVQLKPGDSALIGQVMTRLPEGKVLSAEELQGVEIRWLYIEVYE, from the coding sequence ATGTATCTCTGTAACGCGTTCAGTGGTTCTATGCTTTCTGCCATTCCGACCGGGGAGGTTCGTTTTTGCTGGATTTCCGAAGAGGAGGCTAGGCAACTAGTCAGACATGGTTTCGTTTCCGCGGTCGGCCACCCAGGAACGGCGCAAGTCTTTACGTCCAGGTTTGTGAGGGAGATAGTTGAGCCAAACAGGAAATTCGTCCAGCTAAAGCCCGGCGATTCCGCCCTGATTGGGCAGGTTATGACCCGGCTCCCTGAAGGAAAAGTGTTAAGCGCTGAAGAACTTCAGGGAGTGGAAATTAGGTGGTTGTATATTGAAGTATATGAATGA
- a CDS encoding bifunctional DNA primase/polymerase, with translation MGKEKPKRAALHYGKLGWSVLPLCWPDKAGKCACGWNHPDKSVGKAPRVKGGVTAATNDKEQIASWWKQMPEANIGIAVAPSNLLVLDADGEEAIKEIEAAGVPEGTPVASSSRGRHYYFTRPQDVPLIPRTHLGLSGGIDIPQYVIAPPSRHHSGHEYQWLTAPTGTPPPAPDWVIALMQSAADSTNTEENLPPEPSQDAATAVAKALFFLLPTNARQLWRGNITSNDRSGLSYALACAAVDAKITDPWAIACLVFSSAPHRNKFDSRKDGWLDAYRLTERALAEKGQAPQNQDSWELVSLEDIPEEDVTFLITPYLPRGEITMLEGDPGEGKSFVWMAWAAGLTGSKLCPIPYDTTAPTNCRVVIITTEDSIGKTVKKRLRELGAVLKNIFIFRSKGGDEGQVTAADFAEVQEQVISLAPDLIVVDPITLYATGDSKFDMDKNTHVRNLLKPLLATARQLNAACLVVRHYRKGAGKAIYRGLGSIDVTATARSQLSIGKDKTGQRYAAHAKSNLAPKGPTLKFSLGGGVPPFKWEGIVEDITADDLTDETNAANREGKSAVNDAEDWLFNFLSEGPCEGKTCIAEAKKNGISLRTLERAKSSLNVEVKWQGRKTLWSLPENKQEAG, from the coding sequence ATGGGAAAGGAGAAACCAAAGCGAGCGGCGCTCCACTATGGAAAATTAGGGTGGAGCGTCCTACCGCTTTGCTGGCCGGATAAAGCCGGAAAATGCGCCTGCGGCTGGAACCATCCAGATAAAAGTGTCGGCAAAGCCCCCCGCGTAAAGGGGGGCGTAACCGCCGCCACCAATGACAAGGAGCAAATCGCCTCCTGGTGGAAGCAAATGCCGGAGGCCAACATCGGCATTGCCGTCGCGCCGTCCAACCTGCTTGTCCTCGATGCCGACGGCGAAGAAGCCATAAAAGAAATAGAAGCCGCCGGTGTTCCTGAAGGAACGCCGGTAGCTTCTTCATCTCGGGGCAGGCACTACTACTTCACGCGGCCACAGGACGTACCGCTTATCCCCCGAACCCATTTAGGACTTTCGGGCGGCATCGACATTCCCCAATACGTTATCGCTCCGCCCAGCCGCCATCACAGCGGGCACGAATATCAATGGCTCACCGCGCCAACAGGTACGCCTCCACCAGCGCCGGACTGGGTCATAGCCTTAATGCAAAGCGCCGCCGACTCCACCAACACAGAAGAGAACCTACCGCCGGAACCATCCCAAGACGCTGCCACAGCCGTTGCCAAAGCCCTCTTTTTTCTTCTCCCCACCAACGCCCGGCAACTGTGGCGTGGCAACATCACCTCTAACGACCGCAGTGGCCTTTCCTACGCCCTGGCCTGCGCCGCTGTAGACGCCAAAATCACCGACCCCTGGGCCATAGCTTGCCTCGTGTTTTCCTCCGCGCCGCACAGGAATAAGTTCGATTCCCGTAAGGACGGTTGGCTGGACGCCTACCGCCTAACCGAACGCGCGTTGGCCGAAAAAGGCCAAGCCCCCCAAAACCAAGATTCCTGGGAACTTGTGTCACTGGAAGACATACCCGAAGAGGACGTAACCTTCCTCATCACACCGTATTTACCGCGCGGTGAAATAACCATGCTGGAGGGCGACCCCGGCGAAGGGAAAAGTTTTGTTTGGATGGCCTGGGCCGCAGGTCTCACCGGCTCCAAGCTGTGCCCCATTCCTTACGACACTACCGCCCCCACAAATTGCAGAGTGGTCATTATCACCACAGAGGACTCCATCGGCAAGACCGTCAAAAAGCGCCTGCGGGAGCTGGGGGCCGTTTTGAAAAACATCTTCATCTTCCGTTCCAAAGGCGGCGATGAGGGCCAAGTCACCGCTGCCGATTTCGCCGAAGTTCAAGAGCAGGTAATCTCACTAGCCCCCGATCTAATCGTCGTAGACCCCATCACCCTCTACGCCACAGGTGATTCCAAGTTCGACATGGACAAAAACACCCACGTCCGCAACCTCTTGAAGCCCCTCCTCGCCACCGCCCGCCAGCTGAACGCCGCCTGCCTCGTCGTCCGTCACTACCGCAAGGGCGCTGGCAAGGCCATTTACCGCGGCCTGGGCAGCATTGACGTAACCGCCACCGCCCGCTCCCAGCTCTCCATCGGCAAGGACAAGACCGGCCAACGTTACGCCGCCCACGCCAAGTCAAACCTAGCTCCTAAAGGCCCGACGCTGAAGTTCTCCCTGGGCGGTGGGGTACCCCCCTTCAAATGGGAGGGCATCGTCGAAGACATCACAGCCGACGACCTCACCGACGAGACCAACGCCGCCAACCGTGAGGGCAAATCCGCCGTCAACGACGCCGAAGATTGGCTCTTCAACTTCCTTTCAGAAGGTCCTTGCGAGGGAAAAACCTGCATCGCCGAAGCCAAAAAGAACGGCATCTCCCTACGTACTCTAGAACGCGCCAAATCCTCCCTCAACGTCGAAGTAAAATGGCAGGGCCGCAAAACACTGTGGAGCCTGCCTGAAAACAAACAGGAGGCCGGCTAA
- a CDS encoding helix-turn-helix domain-containing protein, giving the protein MKYERKFMPVSEFAGITGISRCYAYKLIKEGRIPHKKIGNKILIPKSYLDYLLTETDK; this is encoded by the coding sequence ATGAAGTACGAACGTAAGTTCATGCCCGTATCAGAATTTGCAGGCATAACCGGGATATCGCGTTGCTATGCCTACAAACTAATCAAAGAAGGGAGAATACCGCACAAGAAGATAGGGAACAAAATACTAATCCCTAAGAGCTACCTCGATTACCTGCTGACAGAAACAGACAAGTAA